One Salmo salar chromosome ssa01, Ssal_v3.1, whole genome shotgun sequence DNA window includes the following coding sequences:
- the nek9 gene encoding serine/threonine-protein kinase Nek9, which produces MSLEDYERHYASLYSDSGSESVASGRSTSVYSGEEEKLHYIPIRILGRGAFGEATLYRRTEDNSLVVWKEVDLNCLSDKERKDVTNEISILSILQHNNIIAYFNHFMDKDTLLIELEYCNGGNLYDKINQQKGKLFTEEVVIWYLYQVASAVAHIHKAGILHRDIKTLNIFLTKTNLIKLGDYGLAKKLDSQFAMAETCVGTPYYMSPELCQGVKYNFKSDIWAMGCVIFEVLTLTRTFDATNPLNLCVKIVQGNWTMEVNSDVYSSALIKLVYECLDQDPEKRPTAEEILDQPIISCHKQELEDRVALLNSAMKKPKLSTVTESPVAVVTTRSREVYFWGGGKFTPQKLDAFKGGSGAQHVCAGETHFAVVTVEKELYTWASVQGGAKMVGQLGHGDQASYRQPRKVERLQGKAIRQVACGADFTACVTDEDQMYMFGSDYYGCIGVENEQGMEVLEPVLLDFFEERPVRQVSCGDNHVVVLTHSGDIYSWGCGEHGRLGLDCEDDFNSPMQVEIPKGAIISSVSCGLDGTFFLTESGKVLACGNNDLNKLGLNLGVSGLKNLPGEAYQGIPYTTTLTLVKQLARYKIQVISAGKTHTAAIDERGRLMTFGCNKYGQLGVKDFKKHQGVQLLLGSFGGKVVSKVSCGDGFTIAATKDNQIFAWGNAGNGRLGMPADKGFGSEVCPALPRPIFGSLHHVPDLSCRGWHTILIMEKVLNSKTIRSNSSGLSIGCGLGQASTTTVDLESEPGSETGLREGGLGGTKEADTDERRIETSMMSLTNQTGDSSCPFWLRKELQDAEFIPMPEDFRGSMPGPVAPSFPESITLPYEELQELKAAAAAAATEKELPTARMGCDRVNGFEEAGACKKGEAPTCCRGSSEVAQLRETVNRQEATIQLLQKQFSDQLKENERLWTAINRLTLREAGTENNCNHQSGHRPVEGQGGASNHDGDRSDGANP; this is translated from the exons ATGTCACTTGAAGACTACGAAAGGCATTACGCCTCGCTATATTCAGATTCTGGGAGTGAATCTGTCGCCAGTGGGCGATCAACGTCAGTATACAGCGGCGAGGAAGAAAAGTTACATTACATTCCGATCCGTATCCTTGGAAGAGGGGCATTTGGCGAAGCAACCTTATACAGACGAACAGAG GATAACTCTCTGGTGGTGTGGAAGGAGGTGGACTTGAACTGCCTCTCAGATAAAGAGCGTAAGGATGTCACAAACGAGATCAGCATCCTCTCCATCCTACAGCACAACAACATCATAGCCTACTTCAACCATTTCATGGACAAGGACACTCTGCTCATTGAGCTTGAATACTGCAATG GAGGAAATCTTTATGATAAAATCAACCAACAGAAGGGGAAACTCTTCACTGAGGAG GTTGTCATATGGTACCTGTACCAAGTCGCTTCTGCAGTGGCTCACATTCATAAGGCTGGTATCCTGCACCG GGATATCAAGACGCTGAATATCTTCCTAACTAAAACCAACCTTATTAAGTTGGGTGATTACGGGCTGGCTAAGAAGCTTGACTCACAGTTTGCCATGGCTGAGACT TGTGTAGGAACACCATACTACATGTCTCCTGAACTGTGTCAAGGCGTGAAGTACAACTTCAAATCAGACATCTGGGCTATGGGCTGTGTCATTTTTGAAGTCTTAACTCTGACCAGAACATTTGATGCTACG AATCCGCTGAACCTGTGTGTGAAGATAGTGCAGGGAAACTGGACCATGGAGGTCAACTCTGATGTGTATTCTTCGGCGCTGATCAAGCTGGTGTACGAATGCTTAGATCAG GATCCAGAAAAGAGACCCACGGCCGAGGAGATTCTGGACCAGCCAATCATCTCCTGCCACAAGCA GGAGCTTGAGGACAGAGTTGCCTTGCTGAACTCAGCAATGAAAAAACCAAA GTTGAGCACAGTGACTGAGAGCCCTGTTGCTGTAGTGACAACACGCTCTAGGGAGGTGTATTTCTGGGGAGGGGGAAAGTTCACACCCCAGAAACTGGATGCCTTTAAAGGAGGCAGTGGTGCCCAGCATGTTTGTGCAGGGGAGACCCACTTTGCTGTGGTTACCGTGGAGAAAGAGCTGTACACTTGGGCT AGTGTCCAAGGTGGGGCCAAGATGGTGGGCCAGCTGGGCCATGGAGACCAGGCCTCGTACCGGCAGCCACGCAAGGTGGAGAGGCTCCAGGGAAAGGCCATCCGTCAGGTCGCGTGTGGAGCAGATTTCACCGCCTGTGTCACTG ATGAGGACCAGATGTACATGTTTGGTTCTGACTACTACGGCTGTATTGGAGTGGAGAACGAGCAGGGCATGGAGGTGCTAGAGCCCGTGCTGTTGGACTTCTTtgaggagcgacctgtcaggcaGGTGTCCTGTGGGGACAACCATGTGGTTGTGCTGACCCACAGTGGAGATATCTACTCCTGGGGCTGTGGAGAGCATG GGCGTCTTGGCCTGGACTGTGAGGATGACTTTAACTCACCCATGCAA GTGGAGATCCCCAAAGGAGCCATTATCTCATCTGTGTCCTGTGGCCTTGACGGAACCTTTTTCCTGACAGAGTCTGGCAAAGTCCTGGCCTGTGGGAACAACGATCTGAACAAGCTGGGTCTGAACCTGGGAGTCTCTGGCCTCAAAAACCTTCCTGGAGAG GCCTACCAGGGGataccatacaccaccacactcACTCTGGTCAAGCAGCTGGCCAGGTATAAGATCCAAGTCATTTCAGCTGGGAAGACTCACACTGCTGCCATTGACG AACGTGGGCGGCTGATGACCTTTGGGTGCAACAAGTACGGTCAGCTGGGTGTAAAGGACTTCAAGAAGCACCAGGGTGTCCAGCTGCTGTTGGGGTCTTTCGGGGGGAAGGTGGTCAGCAAAGTGTCTTGTGGAGATGGCTTCACCATCGCAGCCACGAAGG ACAATCAGATCTTTGCCTGGGGAAATGCAGGAAACGGACGCCTGGGAATGCCCGCTGACAAGGGCTTTGGATCGGAGGTTTGCCCTGCTTTACCACGACCCATTTTCGGCTCCCTCCACCATGTGCCAGACCTCTCCTGTCGCGGCTGGCACACCATTCTCATCATGG AAAAGGTTCTCAACTCTAAAACTATACGCTCAAACAGCAGTGGACTTTCAATTGGCTGTG GGCTAGGCCAAGCCTCTACCACAACTgtggatctggagagtgagccaGGCTCAGAGACAGGGCTGCGTGAAGGGGGCCTGGGGGGCACTAAGGAGGCCGACACAGACGAGCGACGCATCGAGACCTCCATGATGTCTTTAACCAACCAGACCGGCGACAGCTCCTGCCCCTTCTGGCTGCGCAAG GAGCTACAGGATGCAGAGTTCATCCCGATGCCAGAGGATTTCAGAGGCTCCATGCCTGGCCCAGTGGCTCCTTCTTTCCCCGAGAGCATCACACTGCCTTACGAGGAGCTGCAGGAGCTGAAGGCTGCAGCCGCTGCTGCCGCCACTGAGAAAGAGCTCCCG ACTGCTCGTATGGGCTGTGACAGGGTCAACGGGTTTGAGGAGGCAGGAGCCTGTAAGAAAGGGGAGGCGCCAACTTGCTGCAGAGGAAGCAGTGAGGTAGCACAG TTGCGAGAGACAGTCAATCGTCAAGAGGCAACCATCCAGTTGTTACAGAAGCAG TTCAGTGATCAGCTCAAAGAGAACGAGAGACTCTGGACAGCAATCAACCGTCTGACCCTGCGAGAGGCAGGAACTGAAAATAACTGCAACCACCAATCCGGTCACAGGCCTgtggagggacagggaggagccTCCAATCATGACGGGGACAGATCTGATGGGGCAAATCCGTGA